Part of the uncultured Desulfobacter sp. genome, ATGGGCTTAAAAAAGTCGTGGCATCGGATTTCACCCTGCTGGATGCCCAGGCCCGGAACATGCAGGAACTCAATGCCCTTGAACAGGACCTGAACAGTCAGCACAAGCTCAAATCGGATCTGCAGGAACAATTGGCCTATGAAATAAAAGTCCGGAAAAGAGAGGCCCTGAAAAAAGAAGAAATTCTCAAAGAGATCCAGCGCCGCAAACGCTTGGCCCTGGCCGCAAAGGAGTCCCTTGAAGTATCGGCCCGGGCCCTGAATCAGACCATTTCCGCCATCGCGCCCCAGGCCGCCTATGCCCAAGTAAAGACCTCCTTTGCCCGCCAGAAGGGGCGACTGCCCTATCCGGTAAAGGGTAAAATCATTTCAAAGTTCGGCACCAAACGCAAAGGCGATTACAACGCCTTCACATTTCAAAGCGGAATTGATATAAAGGCGGAACGGGGTACGCCCGTGAAAAACGTTTTCAGCGGAGAGGTCATGTTTTCCCAGTGGCTCAAGGGCTACGGCAATTTAATGATCATCAACCATGGAAACAACTACTATACCCTTTACGCCCATGTCGAAGAGCTGTACAAAAAAAAAGGCGACCGAGTAGACACAGGAGAAATCATCGGCACGGCAGGAGATACCGGCTCCATCAAGGGGCCGTGCCTTCATTTTGAGGTCCGTCACCACGGCAAACCCGTCGATCCCCTCAAATGGCTGAAAAAAGGAGCATGACAAATGAGAAAAACGAATTGGGCCGGATTGATGCGGCTCTGGATGACTGCGGCTGTGATCTTGATACTGGCTGCAGGTTCAGTGCATGCGGCTGAAGAAAAAACATATCAATCTTTAAAGCTGTTTGCCGACGTCCTGGAAGAGCTTGAAAACAATTATGTGGACCAGGTAAAACCCGAAGAACTCGTACACAATGCCATCAAGGGCATGGTGGGCAACCTTGACCCCCATTCCAGCTTCATGCCGCCGGATGCCTTTGGGGACCTTCAGGATGATACCAAGGGAGAGTTTTCGGGTATCGGCATTGTCATTACCATGAAAGACGGCATTCTTACGGTCGTCTCCCCCATAGAAGGTACC contains:
- a CDS encoding peptidoglycan DD-metalloendopeptidase family protein; translated protein: MFHFTEADFKIKPLVFACITVVAILLSQAAGPGYAQILYKGKINAGKLNVRSAPDNNSSVVVVLNKGERVDVLEMQGGVGGWLTVEYRGIKGYIRNRSRYILLKQAPTSPEQTPSGTNQSRQAAIERQLRDENRKVKKFSRQEVQILDGLNEIDKALNRARLTARDLRRDALIISEEIEKTQQRIAALNKSMKAARDYAGKRLNALFRMQMMGRLEMAAAPSSLFDFVITQNGLKKVVASDFTLLDAQARNMQELNALEQDLNSQHKLKSDLQEQLAYEIKVRKREALKKEEILKEIQRRKRLALAAKESLEVSARALNQTISAIAPQAAYAQVKTSFARQKGRLPYPVKGKIISKFGTKRKGDYNAFTFQSGIDIKAERGTPVKNVFSGEVMFSQWLKGYGNLMIINHGNNYYTLYAHVEELYKKKGDRVDTGEIIGTAGDTGSIKGPCLHFEVRHHGKPVDPLKWLKKGA